The Bacillus sp. FJAT-27916 genomic interval AGCTGTTACGGGATTATGCGCAGTTGGAATCAGCTCTAAGCATCCTGCTGTGCAAAAGGCACTGGACTGGCTTGAATCTATCCAGCAAAAGGACGGCGGATTTGGGGAGTCTTGCCAAAGCTGTGAAGAAAAGAAATATATCCCCTTAGCTTACTCAACCCCCTCACAAACCGCCTGGGCCCTTGACGCCCTCGTAGCTGGAGGCAGGAATAAAAGGGATGCCGCAATGAAAGCGGCTCGCTTTCTCCTAGATGAGAAGAATTATGATGAAGAGGCTTCCCGCTATCCGACAGGGATTGGTCTGCCGGGAGGCTTTTATATTCTTTATGAGAGCTATAATTATATATTCCCTCTTATTGCCCTCTCACGCTTCAAAGGTCAAGGGCTGGAAACATCTGAAGACGTATGAAAAGCGAACAATCTGCTAAATATGGTACGATAAGGATAAAGTGAAACTTCCATCAGCGGGGTCTTGCTACTTCCGCTGATGGTTAGTTGACCCAATCGGGCATTTACGGACAGTTAATCTCCCCCCTAAGCTTCTCGGTAATCTTGCATTTTTGGTGGGAGTCATACTGTCCGTTAATGCGGGATAAAGTGAAACTTCCATCAGCGGGGTCTTGCTACTTCCGCTGATGGTTAGTTGACCCAATCGGGCATGTACGGACAGTTAATCTCCCGCCTAAGCTTCTCGGAAATCTTGCAATATTTTGGTGGGAGTCATACTGTCCGTTCATGCGGGACTAAAATTTTTGGATAGGTGTGGATTTATGGATAAGAAAATAGGATTTATCGGCTGCGGAAACATGGGCAGAGCTATGCTTGGTTCACTGATGAAAAGTGAACAAATCAGCCCGGATTCCATCATGGCATCCGTCCGAACGGAATCCTCGCTTCATGAATTGAAAGAGAAATGGCCCATTCGGACAACCTTAAACAATCTTGAAGTTGCTCAGCAATCCGATATTATCATTATGGCAGTCAATCCGGCTCAATATGAGAGTGTCTTAAAGGAAATAAGAGAAGTGATTACGTTTGATCAAATCATCGTCTCGATTGCTGCTGGCATCAAGCTTGAGCAAATGGATGTGTGGATTGGGAAATCGTCAAAAATCATCAAAACGATGCCGAATACGCCTGTTCTCGTTCAGGAAGGAATGACCGCCATTTGTTCTAATGAGCATGTACTTGATACAGAGATGGAGCTAATGCGGGAGTATTTTCAATTATTCGGAGAAGTAGAAGTGATGGAGGAAGAGCAGTTTGATGCGTTTATCGCCCTTTGCGGTTCATCCCCTGCTTATATTTTCATGCTGATTGAAGCAATGGCAGATGGAGCCGTTAAGCTAGGAATCCCGAGAAAGCAGGCGATTAAGATGGCGGAACAAGCGATTCTTGGTTCAGCTAAGCTTGCGATGGATACCGGCATACATCCGGCTGAGCTGAAAGATATGGTTTGCTCGCCAGGAGGCTCAACCATTGCAGCTGTATCTGCACTCGAGGAGCGGGGTTTCCGCTCAGCCGTTATCCAAGCAATGGAAGTATGTGCACGGCAATCAAAGAAAATGAATGATGAATTATAAGGGAGAAAGAAGCAATCAAGCGTTATGGCGCATGGTGGCTTCTTTTTTTTTGAAAAAGTGATTGATTATTCTAAATTCATAGTTGACATGTAGGATTACTTGATATTATGATGTGAGTACATTCATACATCTAGCTGATCGGACAACCGAAGGCATACCGGATTTCTATACCGGTATGCCTTTTTGTATGGGCTGGTTTGCCTATCGGGATTAAAACAGTATGAATGAAGAGCAAAAGAAAAGAATGGGGGAATTCACATTGAAAATGTCAAAGATCCTTTTAGGGGTATTATGCGTAGGGCTGTTATTAGCCGGCTGCGGGGATGGTGCTTCGAGTGGAGAAGGAGGAGGCAAGGTAGAGCTTTTGAATGTTTCCTATGATCCAACACGTGAATTATATCAAGAATTCAATGAAGAGTTTATTAAGCATTGGAAGGAAGAAACAGGTGAGGAAGTCACCATTCAGCAATCACATGGAGGCTCTGGGAAGCAAGGACGATCAGTCATTGATGGATTAGAGGCAGATGTAGTGACACTTGCTTTGGCCTATGATATCGATGAAATCGCTGCGAATGGACTGATTGAGAAGGATTGGCAATCCAGATTGGACAGTAATTCAACTCCTTATACATCGACGATTGTATTCCTTGTTCGGAAAGGAAATCCAAAAAATATTGAAGACTGGGATGACCTCGTTAAAGGAGATGTGTCTATCATTACGCCTAATCCGAAAACATCAGGGGGTGCACGATGGAATTACCTCGCTGCCTGGGCGTATGCAGAAGAAACCTATAATAAAGATGAAAAAAAGGTTAAGCAATTTATGAAGGATATTTATCAAAATGTTGAGGTGCTTGATTCCGGTGCACGCGGGGCAACGACGACATTCGTCGAAAGAGGGATAGGAGATGTGCTGATTGCCTGGGAGAATGAAGCCTTCCTTTCATTGAATGAGCTAGGTGAGGACGAATTTGAAATCGTGGCGCCATCCATTAGTATTCTTGCTGAACCGCCGGTCGCTGCTGTCGATAAGATTGTCAAGAAAAAAGGCACGAAGAAAGTGGCTGAAGCTTATTTAGAATACTTATATAGTGATAAGGGACAGGAAATTGCCGCGAAGAACTACTACCGTCCAAGGAATGAGGACATTATGAAGAAATATACGGACCAATTTCCTGATGTTGAATTAGTGACAGTTGATGAGCGATTTGGCGGCTGGGAAAATGCCCAGAAGGTCCATTTCAATGATGGCGGTACATTTGATGATATTTATACAAAATAAATAAGGCGGACTGTCTTTGCCTTTATTTAATGGAAAAGTAGGGGATGCTGAATTGGCGATTAAACGAATTAAAGCCAAGCCTGTACTGCCTGGTTTTGGATTGACAATGGGATTTACCGTTTTGTATTTAGGTGTGCTAGTCCTGCTGCCCTTATCGATGGTATTGCTTAAATCAACCACTCTCGGCTTTTCGGGATTCATTGATACAATTAGTGATCCGCGAGCAATTGCGGCCTACAAGGTCAGCTTTGGCACCGCCTTTGCAGCCGCTTGTGTCAATGCCATTTTTGGCGTGCTGATTGCTTGGGTTCTGACTCGTTATACGTTTCCTGGAAGGAAGCTTCTTGATAGTTTGGTAGATTTGCCTTTTGCCTTGCCGACAGCTGTGGCGGGGATTTCATTAACTACCCTGTATGCATCAGAAGGATGGGTTGGACAATTCTTTTCCTTCAAGATTGCCTATACACCAATTGGTATCATCATGGCTCTTGTCTTTATTGGATTGCCGTTTGTCATTCGAATGGTACAGCCGGTTTTGGC includes:
- the cysT gene encoding sulfate ABC transporter permease subunit CysT encodes the protein MPLFNGKVGDAELAIKRIKAKPVLPGFGLTMGFTVLYLGVLVLLPLSMVLLKSTTLGFSGFIDTISDPRAIAAYKVSFGTAFAAACVNAIFGVLIAWVLTRYTFPGRKLLDSLVDLPFALPTAVAGISLTTLYASEGWVGQFFSFKIAYTPIGIIMALVFIGLPFVIRMVQPVLANIDKEVEEVSTILGASKWKTFRYVIFPEIIPALITGFSLSFARALGEYGSVVFISGNMPFKTEIAPLVIMTKLEQYDYAGATAIASVMLLFTFLILLLINMLQWWSGRKFMNG
- a CDS encoding sulfate ABC transporter substrate-binding protein translates to MSKILLGVLCVGLLLAGCGDGASSGEGGGKVELLNVSYDPTRELYQEFNEEFIKHWKEETGEEVTIQQSHGGSGKQGRSVIDGLEADVVTLALAYDIDEIAANGLIEKDWQSRLDSNSTPYTSTIVFLVRKGNPKNIEDWDDLVKGDVSIITPNPKTSGGARWNYLAAWAYAEETYNKDEKKVKQFMKDIYQNVEVLDSGARGATTTFVERGIGDVLIAWENEAFLSLNELGEDEFEIVAPSISILAEPPVAAVDKIVKKKGTKKVAEAYLEYLYSDKGQEIAAKNYYRPRNEDIMKKYTDQFPDVELVTVDERFGGWENAQKVHFNDGGTFDDIYTK
- the proC gene encoding pyrroline-5-carboxylate reductase, whose protein sequence is MDKKIGFIGCGNMGRAMLGSLMKSEQISPDSIMASVRTESSLHELKEKWPIRTTLNNLEVAQQSDIIIMAVNPAQYESVLKEIREVITFDQIIVSIAAGIKLEQMDVWIGKSSKIIKTMPNTPVLVQEGMTAICSNEHVLDTEMELMREYFQLFGEVEVMEEEQFDAFIALCGSSPAYIFMLIEAMADGAVKLGIPRKQAIKMAEQAILGSAKLAMDTGIHPAELKDMVCSPGGSTIAAVSALEERGFRSAVIQAMEVCARQSKKMNDEL